The following proteins are encoded in a genomic region of Raphanus sativus cultivar WK10039 unplaced genomic scaffold, ASM80110v3 Scaffold3183, whole genome shotgun sequence:
- the LOC130506388 gene encoding B3 domain-containing protein REM16-like, with product MEESCEDCMRWEEQLYWTHFQTVHFSQLLLPGFHNRVAIPKKFSTYCKRKLPKIVTLKSPSGAKYNVGLEEDDEKTLAFRCGWDKFVEDHSLHESDLLVFKFNGASEFEVLIFDGDTLCEKPTSYFVRQCGHAEKTSRATDFTATSSKSPKRYISHDDVEITVNQQQPVKTSPVGNELDDLIDIDIDTMLNQEPVVPRTGIEQEERINSDIGTDSGQIPVISPTSKGPISEGRYPMGVYKKMRGQISISDLDSKADVEMVSSGSRKRIGETCKKKALSLAKRAISPKGFLVVMKRSHVVSKCYLNIPVQWSTRYMSPESQDIVMQVGETKWQLKFSFYGSSGRGGISTGWKVFVRDNNLCEGDVCVFEPAKPEVKPFHLDVKIFRAAEADSSNNG from the exons atggaagAGAGCTGCGAGGATTGCATGAGATGGGAAGAACAGCTATACTGGACTCATTTCCAAACAGTTCATTTCTCTCAGCTACTCCTTCCTGGTTTTCACAATCGCGTC GCAATACCTAAAAAGTTCTCCACATACTGCAAAAGGAAACTTCCCAAGATTGTGACTCTCAAAAGTCCAAGCGGCGCCAAGTACAACGTGGGGTTagaggaagatgatgaaaagACTCTGGCTTTTCGTTGTGGGTGGGACAAGTTTGTGGAAGACCATTCTCTCCATGAGAGCGATCTGTTGGTCTTCAAGTTCAACGGAGCATCTGAGTTTGAAGTACTGATCTTCGATGGAGACACCTTATGTGAGAAACCCACTTCTTATTTCGTCAGGCAATGTGGGCATGCAGAGAAGACCAGCAGAGCTACAGATTTCACTGCAACCTCTTCAAAATCTCCTAAGAGATACATTAGCCATGATGATGTTGAAATTACTGTGAACCAGCAGCAACCTGTAAAAACATCTCCAGTTGGTAATGAGCTAGATGATCTCATTGATATCGATATCGATACAATGCTAAATCAGGAACCTGTAGTGCCTCGGACTGGTATTGAGCAAGAAGAACGTATTAACTCTGATATTGGCACAGATTCTGGTCAGATTCCTGTAATATCTCCAACTAGTAAGGGGCCAATCAGTGAAGGGAGGTACCCCATGGGTGTTTATAAGAAGATGAGAGGGCAAATAAGTATCAGTGATCTTGATAGTAAAGCTG ATGTGGAGATGGTTTCATCTGGTAGCAGAAAGAGAATAGGTGAGACTTGCAAAAAGAAAGCCTTGTCTCTAGCTAAAAGAGCCATTTCACCGAAAGGTTTCTTGGTGGTCATGAAACGCTCTCATGTGGTATCAAAGTGCTACCTG aatatcCCTGTCCAATGGAGCACGAGGTACATGTCTCCTGAATCTCAGGATATAGTGATGCAGGTGGGTGAAACAAAATGGCAATTGAAGTTTAGTTTTTATGGATCTAGTGGTCGTGGTGGGATTTCAACGGGATGGAAGGTTTTTGTAAGAGACAACAACTTGTGTGAAGGTGATGTATGCGTCTTCGAGCCAGCCAAGCCCGAGGTTAAACCGTTTCATCTCGATGTTAAAATCTTCCGTGCTGCAGAAGCGGATAGTAGCAACAACGGTTGA
- the LOC108855600 gene encoding cell division cycle 20.2, cofactor of APC complex-like yields MDAGMNTSTHLKAQARCPLQEHFLPRKNSKENLDRFIPNRSAMDFDYAHFALTEGNKGKDQTDQVSSPSREAYRKQLAETMNLNHTRILAFRNKPQAPLDLLPTDHSASSLHHQPKSVKPRRYIPQTSERTLDAPDIVDDFYLNLLDWGSANVLAIALGHTVYLWDASTGSTSELVTVDEEKGLVTSINWAPDGRHVAVGLNNSEVQLWDSGSNRQLRTLKGCHQSRVGSLAWNNHILTTGGMDGQIVSNDVRIRSHIVETYSGHTQEVCGLKWSGSGQQLASGGNDNVVHVWDRSVASSNSTTQWLHRLEEHTSAVKALAWCPFQANLLATGGGGGDRTIKFWNTHTGACLNSVDTGSQVCSLLWSKNERELLSSHGFTQNQLTLWKYPSMVKMAELTGHTSRVLYMAQSPDGCTVASAAGDETLRFWNVFGAPETAKKAAPKAVHEPFSHVNRIR; encoded by the exons ATGGATGCAGGTATGAACACATCTACGCACTTGAAGGCTCAAGCTCGTTGCCCTCTTCAAGAACACTTCCTTCCCCGTAAAAATTCCAAGGAAAAT CTGGACAGATTCATACCAAACAGATCAGCTATGGATTTCGACTACGCTCACTTCGCCCTAACCGAAGGAAACAAAGGTAAAGACCAGACAGATCAGGTAAGCTCACCATCCAGAGAGGCCTACAGGAAGCAACTCGCTGAGACGATGAACCTGAACCACACACGGATCCTCGCCTTCAGGAACAAACCTCAAGCTCCTCTCGACTTGCTTCCCACCGACCACTCTGCTTCTTCTCTTCACCACCAACCCAAATCCGTTAAGCCAAGAAGATACATTCCtcag ACTTCTGAGAGGACGTTGGACGCACCTGACATTGTTGACGACTTCTACCTCAACTTGCTTGACTGGGGCAGTGCTAATGTCTTGGCCATTGCGTTGGGACACACTGTTTATCTCTGGGATGCTTCCACTGGCTCCACGTCTGAGCTTGTCACCGTTGATGAGGAGAAAGGACTGGTCACGAGCATCAACTGGGCGCCTGATGGTCGTCATGTTGCAGTTGGACTCAACAACTCCGAAGTCCAGCTTTGGGATTCTGGATCCAACCGTCAA CTGAGGACATTGAAAGGTTGCCACCAGTCTAGAGTAGGATCACTGGCGTGGAACAACCACATCCTCACAACGGGTGGGATGGACGGACAGATCGTTAGCAACGACGTGCGCATCAGATCACATATCGTGGAGACTTACAGTGGACACACTCAAGAGGTTTGTGGCCTCAAGTGGTCAGGATCCGGGCAGCAGCTAGCGAGCGGTGGCAACGACAATGTTGTGCACGTATGGGATCGTTCCGTGGCCTCCTCGAACTCGACCACGCAGTGGCTTCACAGGCTTGAGGAACATACCTCTGCTGTGAAGGCTCTTGCGTGGTGCCCTTTCCAGGCGAATTTGCTAGCgaccggtggtggtggagggGACAGGACGATTAAGTTCTGGAACACTCACACGGGGGCTTGCTTGAACTCGGTGGACACTGGCTCCCAAGTTTGTTCTTTGCTGTGGAGTAAGAATGAGAGAGAGTTGCTTAGCTCGCATGGGTTTACTCAGAACCAGCTTACGTTGTGGAAGTACCCGTCTATGGTGAAGATGGCTGAGCTCACTGGTCATACATCAAGAGTTCTGTACATGGCCCAG AGTCCAGATGGTTGTACAGTAGCTTCAGCAGCAGGAGACGAGACACTGAGATTCTGGAATGTGTTTGGAGCACCAGAGACGGCCAAGAAAGCAGCTCCAAAAGCAGTCCATGAGCCATTCTCTCATGTGAACCGTATTCGTTGA